The stretch of DNA AAACCCACCCGCATTTGTATAGTTAAACTTAGCCGAGCCAGTTGCCCCGCATCCGCCGCCACTATTTATAATTTGATAGGTTGGGCTGTAAGGGCTACTGGTAAACAAAGAAGTAAAGCCACCCTTAGTTGCCGACGCGATAATACCTTTTGTAATACTGCCCGTGTATGACCATTTGCCATCGGCACCGGCTAAAACGCTAGCAAAATAGGTTTCTGGTTGGCAACTAAGGCAATCATCATCATTGTAAAGCTCTACCGACGATAATGGAGTAGCCGTACCTGATACTTTAGTAGCGGTGATATTGGTGATTTCTATCTGGGGTAACTTGTCTCGCTCTGGTGTATCCCAGGTATTGTTTAGCCCTGCCGATGTACAAAAAATAGCCGTGTGGTTTACTAATATATTTTTTTGCCCATCCAACGCAAAAAAAACGCCGTAAAAGGTATTACTTTGGCCGGCAGCTACTCCACCTAATGTAATATTACCCTCGGTTTGTATTATAAATCTGTTTTCGTTACCGCTGCTTTGGGGGCCATATAATTCCTGATTACCTCGTATAGTAACATCACCGGTAAGCTGCTTAAACTCGCTTACCAAAGGGTATTGAATTTTGTTGCCGGTGATATTTATCGTGTAAGGGTATTTTGTTGATTGGGTATCATTAAAGTTGGTAGCATGTATAAAGTAAATGTCTGTCGATTGGAAGATATTTGCTACGGCATTGCCATTTATATCAAAATTAAAGTAGTTGTTAATGATATTTATAGTGGCAGTAAAAGCAGTCGACTGTGGGTTGCCGCGGTGGAAAATATCTTCGAGCAGATTGCCGAATAAATTACGCTTGCTTACATCTGCCGCACCTATCTCAATATTACCCTTACAGCCGGCTATGTTAATGCCGTTGCCGCCGTAATGAGCGGGATTAATACGGGGGCTTTTGCCATCGGGTTCAATCCCGGCAAAATTCGAGTAGAATTTGAGGTTTTCGATGCCGGCCGTTGATGTTGGTACATTTATAATTGTGTTGTTGTCTGTAAATACATTTCCTTTTCCACTATCGCCAATTTGAATATTTTTTGAGGCCTGTATATAAAATGCAGCTGCAAAAAGGGTATTGTCGGGGCCGGGTAGACCACCATAAAAGTTGCGGATATAAAATCCATATAGAGCAAAGTCCGACACGTTAGACATTGTAAATGCATTAAACGCGCCTGATGCACCACCCATTTGCAATATAACCTTGGCGCCGCTTACACCAAATTTTGTGCCCGGCTGGCTACTGCCGTCAATAGTTAGGTTCGATGATATATTTAGGGTGGATAAAATTGATATGGTACGTGCTGTTTCTGCAGTGCCCAGGTTAAATTTAA from Inquilinus sp. KBS0705 encodes:
- a CDS encoding gliding motility-associated C-terminal domain-containing protein codes for the protein MFVFWKLLPIMLKRIFLLCLLFTVLSFKIKADTFVVTNNSDSAPGSLRQALLAAAANGTATPDVIKFNLGTAETARTISILSTLNISSNLTIDGSSQPGTKFGVSGAKVILQMGGASGAFNAFTMSNVSDFALYGFYIRNFYGGLPGPDNTLFAAAFYIQASKNIQIGDSGKGNVFTDNNTIINVPTSTAGIENLKFYSNFAGIEPDGKSPRINPAHYGGNGINIAGCKGNIEIGAADVSKRNLFGNLLEDIFHRGNPQSTAFTATINIINNYFNFDINGNAVANIFQSTDIYFIHATNFNDTQSTKYPYTINITGNKIQYPLVSEFKQLTGDVTIRGNQELYGPQSSGNENRFIIQTEGNITLGGVAAGQSNTFYGVFFALDGQKNILVNHTAIFCTSAGLNNTWDTPERDKLPQIEITNITATKVSGTATPLSSVELYNDDDCLSCQPETYFASVLAGADGKWSYTGSITKGIIASATKGGFTSLFTSSPYSPTYQIINSGGGCGATGSAKFNYTNAGGFKITNANNETIATTAQAENLLPGNYKIAALNNSCSSDFNFTILDARPTIVTSAQNITNPYCGRSTGSITGLSITHISAIEILDRDYSVKWVDANGNVKSTSVDLVNVPPGSYSLQVSYKDQCPVVYGPITLSNTVAAPFNIISQGSPVPDHCGLNVGGVTAVQITGGVQPYTYKWINANGQQVGNQASLSNVVAGTYHLLVNDAGCSETNITYVVPDVPLLVSPPSVTNALFCTPGTVIIAVDDAVNDGVYRLYSNATDNQPIDEQTGGKFTITVAADRSYFISKLNGNCESIRVEMKVSLGSFAGGIANTFTPNNDGVNDKWVIKGIENYTESLIKVYSRDGALVYQSKGYSTPFDGTINGKELPAGAYYYIIDLKGCKPISGNVTIIR